The bacterium genome has a window encoding:
- a CDS encoding DinB family protein codes for MPFDLAEATAVLSRTPLVLEAWLRDLPEPWIRSDEGPGTWSAFDVLGHLIHGERTDWIPRARIILARGDDRAFAPFDRFAQEHESRGCTLDDLLDEFARLRLANVGTLTELPLTAETLDWTGEHPEFGTVTLRQLLATWVAHDLGHLGQIARVQARRYTADVGPWRRYLRVIGEGAD; via the coding sequence ATGCCTTTCGATCTCGCCGAAGCCACCGCCGTCCTGTCCCGCACGCCGCTGGTCCTCGAGGCCTGGCTGCGCGACCTGCCCGAGCCCTGGATCCGCTCCGACGAGGGTCCCGGCACCTGGAGCGCCTTCGACGTGCTCGGCCACCTGATCCACGGCGAGCGGACGGACTGGATCCCGCGCGCCCGCATCATCCTGGCCCGCGGCGACGACCGCGCCTTCGCGCCCTTCGACCGCTTCGCCCAGGAGCACGAGTCGCGCGGCTGCACCCTCGACGACCTGCTCGACGAGTTCGCGCGGCTGCGCCTGGCCAACGTGGGCACGCTGACCGAGCTGCCGCTCACGGCCGAGACCCTGGACTGGACGGGGGAGCATCCGGAATTCGGGACCGTGACCCTGCGCCAGCTCCTGGCCACGTGGGTGGCCCACGATCTGGGTCATCTGGGCCAGATTGCGCGCGTGCAGGCGCGCCGCTACACGGCGGACGTCGGCCCGTGGCGGCGCTACCTGCGCGTCATCGGGGAGGGGGCGGACTAG
- a CDS encoding class I SAM-dependent methyltransferase, protein MAFYTDFAGHYEKIFPYRPAVHEFLHKWLPTAGRVLDVGCGTGRYCGSLAATGRACVGIDLDPGMVAEAERLHPGGDFRILSMEEIGLLAAGGYTGVFCIGNVLPHLPADRLATFLLNVRRLLAPGGVWIFQTVNFDPLLERDEHAFPDLAFPADGLVFQRWYEDIDFDRLVFHTSLLGPDGEIFGGATPLYPRASVDYLLGHRSAGFEKLGHFSDFAERGYHPRESGGSLFVFRKPA, encoded by the coding sequence ATGGCTTTCTACACCGACTTCGCCGGACACTACGAGAAGATCTTCCCCTACCGGCCGGCGGTGCACGAATTCCTGCACAAGTGGCTGCCCACCGCCGGACGTGTCCTGGACGTCGGTTGCGGCACCGGGCGCTACTGCGGCAGCCTCGCGGCCACCGGGCGGGCGTGCGTCGGCATCGACCTCGATCCGGGCATGGTCGCCGAGGCCGAGCGCCTGCACCCCGGCGGCGACTTCCGCATCTTGAGCATGGAGGAGATCGGCCTGCTCGCCGCCGGCGGCTACACCGGCGTCTTCTGCATCGGCAACGTGCTGCCCCACCTGCCCGCCGACCGCCTGGCGACGTTCCTCCTGAACGTGCGCCGCCTGCTCGCCCCGGGCGGCGTCTGGATCTTCCAGACCGTGAACTTCGATCCGCTGCTCGAGCGCGACGAGCACGCCTTTCCCGATCTGGCGTTCCCCGCCGACGGCCTCGTCTTCCAGCGCTGGTACGAGGACATCGACTTCGATCGCCTCGTTTTCCACACCTCGCTGCTCGGGCCGGACGGCGAGATCTTCGGCGGCGCCACGCCCCTGTACCCGCGGGCCAGCGTCGACTACCTGCTCGGCCACCGCTCGGCCGGCTTCGAGAAGCTGGGGCACTTCTCCGACTTCGCCGAGCGCGGCTACCATCCCCGCGAATCGGGGGGCAGCCTGTTCGTGTTCCGCAAGCCGGCCTGA
- a CDS encoding universal stress protein, translating to MFPFKKILCPTDFSEPSECGLRMANAMAGRFDTEVVVLNVHKPIPHLPTPRLQASEVVFDVSAYEAQVAEESRENLATLVDSVFDDEVRTRLEVRMGRPADEILAFAEEEKVDAIIIATHGRTGLAHIVFGSVAEKVVRHAKCPVMTVHSCDKA from the coding sequence ATGTTTCCCTTCAAGAAGATCCTCTGTCCCACGGACTTCAGCGAGCCTTCGGAGTGCGGACTGCGCATGGCCAACGCCATGGCCGGCCGCTTCGACACCGAGGTCGTGGTGCTGAACGTGCACAAGCCCATCCCGCACCTGCCCACCCCGCGCCTGCAGGCCTCCGAAGTGGTCTTCGACGTCTCCGCCTACGAGGCCCAGGTGGCCGAGGAGTCGCGCGAGAACCTCGCCACCCTGGTCGACTCGGTCTTCGACGACGAGGTCAGGACCCGGCTCGAGGTCCGCATGGGCCGTCCGGCCGACGAGATCCTCGCCTTCGCCGAGGAAGAGAAGGTCGACGCGATCATCATCGCCACCCACGGCCGCACCGGCCTGGCCCACATCGTCTTCGGCAGCGTCGCCGAGAAGGTCGTGCGCCACGCCAAGTGCCCCGTCATGACGGTGCACAGCTGCGACAAGGCCTGA